Genomic DNA from Nitrospiraceae bacterium:
CGGTATCAGCGCGAAGTGGAGCAGAAAGAGCGGGTCATCGTGGGCATCAACGAGTATGTCGAATCGGGCGCGAGACCCATACCGATCCTCAAGGTCGGCCCGGACGTCGAACAGCGGCAAATCGCACAGCTCGCCGATCTCCGGAAATCGCGCGATCCGTTCAGAATGGCGGGAGCGATCGAGGAACTGCAGGAAGCCGCTTCCTGCAGCGAGAACGTCATGCCGTACTTGGTTGCGTCGGTGAAGGCCAAGGCCACGCTGGGCGAGATTTGTTCGGCGCTCCAGGAAGTGTTCGGGACGTATCGGGAGCCGGTGGTGCTGTAGCCGATTTCGGCAATCAGCTCTCAGCGGGAAGTATCGAGGGAGACACGCAAGCCGGCCACTGAAACCTAACGTCTATTGCTTGGTGATGAGATGAAGCTCGGCGGCTACGACATCTACCCGGTCTCCGACGGCCGGTTCCGGCTCGATGGAGGAGCCATGTTCGGGGTCGTTCCCAAAGTACTGTGGGAACGCTGTTGCGAAGCCGACGGATTGAACCGCATCCCTCTCAGCCTCACTTGCCTGCTGATTCGCGCGAGAGGCCGGAACATCCTGGTGGACACGGGGCTGGGGCCGAAGGAAGACGAACGATTTCACCGGATGTTCGCCGTTGAGCGGACCCCGACATTACTGGAATCCTTGAAGCGGCTTGGAGTCGGTCCGGACGACATCCATCTGGTGATCAATACCCATCTCCATTTCGACCACGCGGGCGGCAATACCCTGAGGGGGGACAACGGAGCGTTGAACCCGACGTTCCCCAAAGCCCGCTACGTCGTCCAGCGCGGCGAGTTCGAAGATGCGGCCGGCGCGAACGAACGGACCAAGGCCAGTTATCGCTCCGAGAATTTCTCGCCGATCGCCCAGCTGAATCAGTGGGAATTCCTGGATGGCGACACCGAGATCGCCCCGGGGATCACCGCCGTCGTCACAGCCGGCCATACTCGCTACCATCAAGGCGTCAGGATCGAATCGCAAGGACAGGTGGCCTTCTTCCTCGGGGACTTGATTCCCACCGCGTCTCACCTTCCGCTCCCCTACATCATGGGTTACGACCTCTTCCCGATCCAAACCCTGGAGGCCAAGCGCCGGCTGTTGGATCGCGCCGCCGAGGAACGCTGGCTGTTGTTGTTCGAGCACGACCCGCAGATCCAGGCTGGGCTGGTCATGAAGGATCACGACGGCAAGTACCTGCTCCAGAAGGTGAACATATGGCAGTAGCGACGAAGCCACTTCGCATCCTGATCGGCAAGGTCGGACTCGACGGGCATGACCGCGGCGTGAAGCTCATTGCCCGCGCGCTACGGGACGCCGGGATGGAAGTCATTTACACGGGACTGCACCAGATGCCGGAAGTCGTGGTCAGCACGGCCATTCAGGAGGACGTGGATGCCATCGGCCTGAGCATTCTCTCCGGAGCCCACAATACGCTGTTTCTTCGGGTGCTGGAATTACTGAAAGACCAGGGCGCGGAAGACATCGTGTTGTTTGGGGGCGGGATCATTCCGGATGAGGACATGCCGGGGCTCAAAGCAGCAGGGGTCAAAGCGCTCTTTAGGCCTGGCACTGCCATGCAAGACATCGTCGAGTTCGTCAAAGAACTTCAACCGCGCGACTGAGGGACCATGCGTACCCTTTCTACCGCCGTGGTCGGCACCGGCGATGACTTCGCCGCAAACCGGCTTCACTATGAAGGACTGATCGCGGACCTCCGGAAGCATCTTGCCCTTGCAAGGGCGGGAGGGCCTGCCGAGGCCGTCACGTTGCACAAACAGCGCGGTAAGCTGACCGCCCGCGAACGCATCACGGCGTTGCTCGATCCGAATAGGCCTTGGTTGGAGTTGAGTCCCCTCGCCGCCACGGGGACCCACGACGAGCAGGTCGCAGCCGGAGGTCTGATCACCGGCATCGGCTATGTGTCCGGTCGGCCCTGCCTCATCGCCGCGAACGACGCGACCGTCAAGGGCGGCACGTACTTTCCGATCACGATCAAGAAGCACCTGCGAGCCCAGGAGATCGCATTGGAGAATCGCTTGCCGGCGATCTATCTGGTCGATTCCGGAGGAATCTTCCTCCCCCTGCAGGCGGAGGTCTTCGCCGACAAGGACCACTTCGGGCGCATCTTTTACAACCAGGCGCGCCTGTCCGCGCTCGGCATTCCTCAGATCGCGGTGGTGATGGGCATGTGTACGGCAGGCGGCGCCTACGTTCCGGCGATGTGCGACGAAAACGTCATCGTGAAGGGGACCGGTACGATTTATCTGGGAGGTCCGCCGCTGGTTAAGGCGGCCACCGGCGAAGACGTGACGGCCGAAGAACTCGGCGGAGCCGACCTCCACACCAGGCTCTCCGGCGTCAGCGATCATCTCGCCGAGAACGATCAGGATGCATTGGACATCTGCCGTTCGATCGTGGAGACATTGCCTCGGCGGCCGCCAACGCGAAAACCAGAGCCGATCGAGGAACCTTGCTACCAGGCTCGCGATCTCTACGGGCTGATCCCGAGCAACCCTCGCCAGACCTTCGACGTGCGGGAGGTCATTGCCCGGCTTGTGGACGGAAGCCGATTCCACGAATTCAAGGCTCGATACGGCCGTACCCTGGTTTGCGGGTTTGCCCGCTGGGTGGGGCATCAGGTCGGGATCGTCGCCAACAACGGAGTGCTGTTGTCTGAAGCTGCCTTGAAGGGTGCGCATTTCGTCCAGTTGTGCAACCAACGGCGCCTGCCGCTCGTGTTCCTGCAGAACATCACCGGGTTCATGGTCGGGAAGGACTACGAAGCCCGTGGAATCATCAAGGACGGGGCCAAAATGGTGCAGGCCGTCGCGACCGCGGACGTCCCGAAATTCACCGTCATCATCGGGGCCTCTCATGGAGCGGGAAACTATGCCATGTGCGGACGCGGCTATGGTCCTCGATTCCTATTCCTATGGCCGAATGCCAGGACCTCCGTGATGGGAGCGCAACAGGCGGCCGAAGTGCTGGTGACCGTCAAGCAGCAGCAGCGAACCCGTGAGCAAGCCGCCTTCTCGATTGAGGAACAACGCAAGCTGCGCGAGGCCACCCTGGCTCAGTACGAACAAGAAAGCAGCGCCTATTTCAGCACCGCCCGTCTCTGGGACGACGGGATCATCGATCCTCTGGAGACGAGGCGCATCATCGGCCTATGTTTGAACGTGGCCCCGACCACTCCGATGCGCGGGTCGCAGGCACCTGTCTTTCGCATGTGAGGGATCCATGCAGGCATGCAGCTCGATTCTCGTTCAGTCGAACAAGGGCCTCGTGAGAGTGACGCTCAATCGGCCCCACCGCCGGAACGCGTTTGATGCCGGGATGGTCGCCGAACTCTGCGAAACATTCCGCCGGTTGGGAGCGGAGTCTTCCGTGCGCGCGATCGTGCTGACCGGCGCCGGATCAGTCTTTTGTGCAGGTGCCGACCTCCGTTGGATGGGGACGGAACGAACCGTTTCACCACCAGAAGCGCGCCAGGATGCGGAGGATTTGTCGGCCATGTATCGAGCGATCGAGGCTTGTCCCTGTCCGGTGATCGGGCGAATCCAAGGGGCCGCCTTCGGAGGCGGGGTCGGATTGATCTCAGTCTGCGATATCGCGGTGGCGGCGGCGGACGCGACGTTTGGTCTCAGCGAGGTCCGTCTGGGATTGATCCCGGCCGTCATCGGCCCGTTCCTTCTTCGGAAGTGCGGTCTGTCGTTCGTGCATCGGTACAGTTTGACCGGGGAGCCGTTCTCTGCCGCAACGGCCAAGGCAGCAGGCCTCGTCCATGACCTGCTCGAAGCGACGGCGTTGGACGCCAGAGTCGATGAACTGTCGGACATGGTCCTGCGGCTCGCGCCTCACGCGGCGCGGGAAACCAAGGCTCTGTTCCGTCGTCTGCCGAGCCTTCCCGACGACCAGCAGTGGAAGCTCTGCATCGACAAGAACGTCCAGGCCCGCCTCTCGGCGGAAGCACGCGAAGGGCTCCGGGCCTTCCACGAACGACGCCCGCCGGTCTGGGACGAACAGGGTGACGCGACGCAACTCGCTCAAGGAACCTTGCGCGATGCCGAACCACAACGGACATAACCCGGTCCCGCCCGCGATTCGAATCATTGAAGTGGGTCCGCGGGACGGGTTGCAGCATGAATCGACCCACGTGCCGACGGCAACCAAGGTTTCATTCGTCGACGCCCTTTCGCGGACCGGCGTGACGGAAATCGAGGTGGGGTCGTTCGTGTCCTCGCGGGCGATCCAGCAGTTGGCGGATTCCGACGAGGTGTTCCGGATGATCCCGCGTCGGCCGGGAGTGATCTACTCCGCGCTCGTGCCGAATGAGCGGGGGCTCGAGCGGGCCAGGGCCGCGTCGGTGAGCAAGATCGCCGTATTCACCGCCGCGTCGGAGTCGTTCACTCAACGCAACATCAATTGCAGCATTCGCGAATCGATCGAACGATTCAAGCCGGTCGTCTCCCGCGCCAAACAGGACGGAATGATCGTGCGGGGATACATTTCCACCGTCACCCATTGCCCCTTCGAGGGCCTGCTTCCGCCCTCGCGCGTCGTCGACGTGATGCGGCACCTCCTGGACCTGGGGGTGGATGAGATCTCCCTGGGAGACACGATCGGGAAGGCTGCGCCTCCAGACGTTCGCAGGCTGCTGGATGCCGTCGTGCCGCACGTGTCGACGACTCGTCTCTCGCTGCACCTTCATGACACCTACGGCATGGCAATCGCCAATGTCTTAGTCGCGTGGACGGAGTACCGGATCGCGGCCTTCGATACCTCTGCCGGCGGGCTTGGCGGCTGCCCCTATGCCCCAGGCGCTTCGGGAAACGTTGCGACCGAAGACGTGGTGTATGCGTTGAAGGCATCCGGTGCAGCCGTCAGCGTGAACGAGTGGATGGCGGCGGCGGCGGCCAGACGGTTGGAAAGCGTCTTGATGCATCCCCTCTCGTCCCGCCTCTCGCGGCTATCGCCGGCACAGGCTGGTGTGAGCGTGTGAACATGACTATTGCCGCACAGCAACAGGAACCACGAGCCTACTCGGCCTTCGCCCTGGCGGAGCAGGTCAAGTCCGGCCAGGTTCGAGCCGTCTCCCGCCTGATCAGCTTGCTGGAGGATCAGCATCCGCACGGCACCGCGGCACTGCACCACCTGGCCCCACCGGGTGAGGCCGCTGCGGTAGTCGGAATTACAGGGTATCCGGGTGCGGGAAAGAGCAGCCTCATCAACCGACTGGTCGGCGCGTATCGCCGCCTCGGCATGAAAGTCGGAGTCCTGGCGGTCGACATCAGCAGCCGTGTGACGGGCGGTGCCTTACTGGGCGATCGGATCAGAATGCAAGACCATGCCCTGGATCGCGACGTCTACATCCGCAGCATGGCGACACGTGGTCATCCCGGAGGCTTGGCTCGCACCACGGGCGATGCCGCGAAGGTCTTGGAGGCGGCGGGCTATATGATGATCCTGATCGAGACGATCGGCGTCGGTCAGAACGAAGTGGACGTGATGGACGTGGCCCACACCGTCTTGGCCGTCGTGGCGCCGGGACTGGGGGACGAGGTGCAGGCCATGAAGGCGGGATTGCTGGAGATGGCGCACATTGTCGTGGTGAATAAGGGCGACCAGGCCGGAGCGGACGCCACGTTGCACGATCTCCGCGAATGGTGTCCGACCGTGCTCCGCACCGTGGCCACGACCGGTGAGGGGCTGACAGATCTCCTCACCGCGATCGCCGCGCATCAACGGCTGCGGGATCTCGGCCGCGATGTCGTTCCGATTGTACGCACCTGAACCGGGCCCTGCACAGCGAGGGACGTTATGCCGCACCAATTGCTCACGATCTCACACCATCTCGCACGGATTACGCTGCACAACCCCCCGGCCAATGTGCTCAACCTGGCCTTGCTCAAAGAACTGGACCACGTGTTGAGTGAGCTTGAAGAAGACGAATACGTGCGTGTGGTGATCATCACCGGGACCGGACGGTTGTTTTGCGCCGGAGCCGACGTGAACGAACTGGCCCACCTGAACAGCGCGCACGGGGGCGCGGAGTTCGCGCTACGGGGGCAGTCGCTGTTCAATCGGATCGAACGGCTGAATAAACCGGTCCTCGCCGCGATCAACGGCGCCTGCCTCGGCGGCGGGCTCGAATTGGCTCTGGCCTGCCACGTCCGCATCGCCGCAGAAAGCATCCAACTCGGACTCCCGGAAGTGAAACTTGGGCTCATCCCCGGCTTCGGCGGGACGCAGCGATTGCCGCGTGTCGTCGGAGCCTCGAACGCGGCGGAGATGATTCTGACGGGGGAAAGCCTCTCGGCGGAGGAGGCGCGGCGCATCGGCTTGGTCAGTCGAGTGGTACCGTTACAGAACTTGCTCAGCGAGGCGGCAGCGATTGCCGCGCGGATGACCGCCAGGGGAAAGAACGCCATCGAAGCCGCGCTCCATGCAATCAGAGGGGGCCTCGACATACCGCTCTCGGAAGGATTGGCACGGGAGGCGGAACTGTTCGGCCGGTTATGTACGACGCCGGAAAAACAGGAAGCCGTACAAGCCTTTCTCGAGAAACGTCAGGCCAAGTTGGTGGATGTGTAAGAACCGACAGCGAGGGGCGCAATGCTGACGGATCGACTGGTTCGATACGGTCATGCCCTCTGCTTCGACGAGTTGCCGGACGCGGTCTGCCATGAGGTGAAGCGCCGGGTACTGGACAGCCTGGCCTGCGCGTTCGGGGGCTGGAACGCACCGCCTTGCCGGATTGCTCGGAAAGCGGCCGCATCGACCACGATGCGAGGCGGCGCCACCGTCTGGGGCACACATCACCGGACGCTCCCCGAGCTCGCAACCTTCGCGAACGGCACGGCGGTTCGCTATCTCGACTACAACGATACCTACCTCGCCAAGGAACCGGCCCACCCCTCCGACAACCTGGCGGCGGTCCTGGCCGCCGGGGAAGTGGCTCATGCGTCCGGCAAACGCGTGATCCAAGCCATCGCCTTGGCCTATGAAATCCAATGCCGTCTCTGTGACGCCGCGGCCCTGCGCCCGCGCGGCTGGGACCACGTGACCTACGGCCCCTTCTCCTCGGCGCTTGCCGTGGCTAAAGTCATGAAGCTCACCGAGGACCAGACTCGGCACGCGATCAATCTGGCCGGTGTCGCGAACGTCGCGCTGCGGCAGACCCGCGTCGGCGACCTGTCCCTGTGGAAAGCCTGCGCCTTTGCGAACGCCGCGCGCAACGCGGTGTTCGCGGCCCGGTTGGCGCAACACGGCATGACAGGGCCCTCTCCTATTTTTGAAGGGGAAAAGGGGTTTATGAAACTCGTCTCGGGACCGTTCGAGCTCCCGGCCCTCGGAGGCGAGCAGAGCTCGAATGCCCCCGTGCCCTTTAAGATTGTGGACACCTACATCAAACACTACCCCGTCGAATACCACGCCCAAACAGCCGTGGAGGCGGCGCTGGCGATCCGGGAACGCCTCCTCAAGACGGAACAGGGTGATGTGCAGGCCGCGATCGCCGAAATTGAAATCGGGAGCTACGACGTGGCGGTCGAAATCATCGGCCGAGACCCGGAGAAGTGGGCCCCGCAGACGCGGGAAACCGCCGATCACAGTTTTCCCTACTGTGTGGCGGTCGCATTGTTGGACGGCGCCATCACGCTGGATTCGTTCTCCGAGAAACGGATGGCCGACGAAGCCGTGACTACACTAATGCAGAAGATTCGCGTGGTGACCGTCCCGGCGTTCACCGGCTGTTATCCCCACAGCATGCCGACGCGCATCACCCTTCGGACGACGGACGGTCAGACCTACGTGCAGGAGGTCGACCATCCCCTCGGACATCCCAAACACCCCATGTCTGATGCTGACCTCGAAGAGAAGTTTCGCCGGTTGGCATCGAGGAAATTGGACCGGGCTGGGATCTCACGACTCATCGACCGGGTTTGGACGCTCGAACAGGTGAAAGACATCGGCCGGTTGATGCCGCTCTTGCAGATCAATCGAAGGTGACCATGCCGCTGAAACAGCCCATCGGTCGAGCGCGTCGTCTGCGCGAACTGATCGAAAAGCAAACGGTGGCGATGCCCGGCGCGTTCAATGCCTTGACCGCGTTGCAGATCGAACGAGCCGGCTTCCAGGGGGTCTATGTCTCCGGTGCCGGTCTCTCGGCCTCTCGCGGTCTGCCGGATATCGGACTGCTCTCGCTGACCGAGGTGGCCGCCGATGCCGCCGCAATCGCCGGAGTGGTGGCGATCCCGGCGATTGTGGATGCCGACACGGGCTTCGGCCCGCCGCTTTCGGTGGCGCGCGCCGTAAGGCTGTTCGAGCAGGCCGATTTAGCCGGGATGCAGATCGAGGATCAGGAGCTACCGAAGAAATGTGGACATCTTCCCGGCAAGCGACTCGTCGAGACCGGCGAGATGACGAGCAAGATTCGCGCGGCCTGCGATGCCAGGCGGGATCGAGATTTTGTCATCATCGCGCGCACGGATGCCCGCGCCGTCGGAGGCCTTGAGGAAGCGGTGCACCGGGCGAAGGCCTATGTGGATGCCGGAGCCGACGCGATTTTCCCGGAAGCCTTGGAGTCCGCCGATGAGTTTCGCTCGTTCGCCAGACGATTGACCGGCAAGGGAGGAACGCTCCCGCTGGTGGCCAACATGACCGAGTACGGAAAGACCCCGTATTTGAGTCTCTCCGAATTCGAGGATCTTGGCTACCGCGTGGTTCTGTTCCCCGTCACGGCGCTTCGGGTCGCAACCCATGCTGTCGAGCAGGCGCTTCAAGAACTCAAAATACTCGGCACGCAACATGGGTTCGTGGACCGGATGCAAACCAGGCAACAGTTGTACGACCTGCTTCGCTATGACGCCTTTGGCGAACGCGACCTGCACTACCAATCGGAGGATCGCCACCATGCCGACCATTGAGACAAGCAAGAGGGGAACCTACAGCCCCGGCTTGGACGGAGTCATCGCAGGAGAAACGGAGCTGTGCCATGTCGACGAAGGAGAAGCCGGGCTTACCTACCGCGGATACGCCATCACTGATCTGGCGGAGCATGGTTCGTTCGAAGAAGTGGCCCATCTGTTATTGATCGGCTCGTTGCCGAATCGAAAAGAGCTGGAAGAATTTCATGCGCGGCTCACGTCGGAATCCCATCTGCCTCGGCCGATTGACGCCTTTCTGCATGCCGTTCCGGCCGCGGCGCACCCGATGGATGTGCTCCGGACCGGCGTCTCCCTGCTCGGGCTGACCGATCCCGATGAGGCCGACCACTCCCATGAGGCCAACCTGCGCAAATCGATTCGCTTGCTCGGGCAGATCCCGCTGGTAATCGCGACGGCGCACCGGTTGAGGCACGGGATGCCCCTGGCGCAACCCCGGCCGGATCTGACCTTCGCCGCCAACCTCCTGTACCTCGTGACCGACCGAAGAGGTGACGCCACTGCCGCCGCCATGGCCCGCGTGTTGGACTTGTCGCTTACGCTCTACGCGGAGCATGAATTCAATGCCTCCACGTTTTCGGCTCGCGTCACGGCATCGACGATGACGGATCTTCATTCCGCCGTCACCTCGGCGATTGGAACGTTGAAGGGACCGCTTCACGGAGGCGCCAACGAGGCCGTCGCTGACATGTTCTTGGCGATTGGCCGACCTGATCGGGCCGAGCCTTGGCTACATGACAGATTGGCGGGCAAACAGCGGATCATGGGGTTCGGGCATCGAGTGCTCAAACAGGGCGATTCCCGTTCAGCAATCATTCAACGGCATGCCGAGACGCTCAGCAGCCTGTGCGGCGATCGCCGCTGGTATGAGATTGCGCGCATCGTCGACCGTGCCATGCAACAAGAAAAGGGCCTGTACCCCAACCTCGATTTCTATACGGCCGTAGCCTATCTCCTTATGGGGATTCCGCGGGACCTGTATACACCGCTCTTCGTCTGCTCCCGCATCACCGGCTGGTGCGCACATGTGACGGAACAGCAAGACCACAATCGGCTGATCCGTCCCAGGGCCCTCTATACGGGACCTCCGTTGCAAACCTATGTACCAATCGAGCTCCGTCGCTGACCATATTGCCCAGGCTCGGGAGCAGGACAGTGGATCGTGGACGCTCCCCTGGAATTCCTTCGCGGAGTTTTTCGACTCCCGTGTCGGCGATTCCGCCTTGGCTTCACATCCCTGCCTCACCTACAACGACGAAGATCTCGCCACCCGCCGGGAATATCGCTACGCGGAATTCGGAGCGGCGGTGGAACGGATGACCGCCTTTCTCCGTGACCGGGCCGGGCTCCACCGGGGAGAACGCCTGGCCACGGTCCTGTTCAACCATGATCTGACGGCAATCTTGTACTTTGCGGCCTGGCGGATGGGCATCGCGATCGTTCCCATCAATATCGAGGAGTCGACGGACAAGATACGGTTCATTCTCGAGGATGCGGAATGTTCAGCCCTGTGCTGCTGGCATGATCGGAGGGACGAACTCCTGGATCTTCAATCGACGCTGCCCGGTCTCCGGCAAATCATGATCTTCACGGACACCGGCTACCGGGTACAGGCTGACGCCAATCCAATCAGCGAGAGGCAGCCGGCAACT
This window encodes:
- a CDS encoding MBL fold metallo-hydrolase — encoded protein: MKLGGYDIYPVSDGRFRLDGGAMFGVVPKVLWERCCEADGLNRIPLSLTCLLIRARGRNILVDTGLGPKEDERFHRMFAVERTPTLLESLKRLGVGPDDIHLVINTHLHFDHAGGNTLRGDNGALNPTFPKARYVVQRGEFEDAAGANERTKASYRSENFSPIAQLNQWEFLDGDTEIAPGITAVVTAGHTRYHQGVRIESQGQVAFFLGDLIPTASHLPLPYIMGYDLFPIQTLEAKRRLLDRAAEERWLLLFEHDPQIQAGLVMKDHDGKYLLQKVNIWQ
- a CDS encoding cobalamin B12-binding domain-containing protein, with protein sequence MAVATKPLRILIGKVGLDGHDRGVKLIARALRDAGMEVIYTGLHQMPEVVVSTAIQEDVDAIGLSILSGAHNTLFLRVLELLKDQGAEDIVLFGGGIIPDEDMPGLKAAGVKALFRPGTAMQDIVEFVKELQPRD
- a CDS encoding methylcrotonoyl-CoA carboxylase — encoded protein: MRTLSTAVVGTGDDFAANRLHYEGLIADLRKHLALARAGGPAEAVTLHKQRGKLTARERITALLDPNRPWLELSPLAATGTHDEQVAAGGLITGIGYVSGRPCLIAANDATVKGGTYFPITIKKHLRAQEIALENRLPAIYLVDSGGIFLPLQAEVFADKDHFGRIFYNQARLSALGIPQIAVVMGMCTAGGAYVPAMCDENVIVKGTGTIYLGGPPLVKAATGEDVTAEELGGADLHTRLSGVSDHLAENDQDALDICRSIVETLPRRPPTRKPEPIEEPCYQARDLYGLIPSNPRQTFDVREVIARLVDGSRFHEFKARYGRTLVCGFARWVGHQVGIVANNGVLLSEAALKGAHFVQLCNQRRLPLVFLQNITGFMVGKDYEARGIIKDGAKMVQAVATADVPKFTVIIGASHGAGNYAMCGRGYGPRFLFLWPNARTSVMGAQQAAEVLVTVKQQQRTREQAAFSIEEQRKLREATLAQYEQESSAYFSTARLWDDGIIDPLETRRIIGLCLNVAPTTPMRGSQAPVFRM
- a CDS encoding enoyl-CoA hydratase/isomerase family protein, whose amino-acid sequence is MQACSSILVQSNKGLVRVTLNRPHRRNAFDAGMVAELCETFRRLGAESSVRAIVLTGAGSVFCAGADLRWMGTERTVSPPEARQDAEDLSAMYRAIEACPCPVIGRIQGAAFGGGVGLISVCDIAVAAADATFGLSEVRLGLIPAVIGPFLLRKCGLSFVHRYSLTGEPFSAATAKAAGLVHDLLEATALDARVDELSDMVLRLAPHAARETKALFRRLPSLPDDQQWKLCIDKNVQARLSAEAREGLRAFHERRPPVWDEQGDATQLAQGTLRDAEPQRT
- a CDS encoding hydroxymethylglutaryl-CoA lyase, producing MPNHNGHNPVPPAIRIIEVGPRDGLQHESTHVPTATKVSFVDALSRTGVTEIEVGSFVSSRAIQQLADSDEVFRMIPRRPGVIYSALVPNERGLERARAASVSKIAVFTAASESFTQRNINCSIRESIERFKPVVSRAKQDGMIVRGYISTVTHCPFEGLLPPSRVVDVMRHLLDLGVDEISLGDTIGKAAPPDVRRLLDAVVPHVSTTRLSLHLHDTYGMAIANVLVAWTEYRIAAFDTSAGGLGGCPYAPGASGNVATEDVVYALKASGAAVSVNEWMAAAAARRLESVLMHPLSSRLSRLSPAQAGVSV
- the meaB gene encoding methylmalonyl Co-A mutase-associated GTPase MeaB produces the protein MTIAAQQQEPRAYSAFALAEQVKSGQVRAVSRLISLLEDQHPHGTAALHHLAPPGEAAAVVGITGYPGAGKSSLINRLVGAYRRLGMKVGVLAVDISSRVTGGALLGDRIRMQDHALDRDVYIRSMATRGHPGGLARTTGDAAKVLEAAGYMMILIETIGVGQNEVDVMDVAHTVLAVVAPGLGDEVQAMKAGLLEMAHIVVVNKGDQAGADATLHDLREWCPTVLRTVATTGEGLTDLLTAIAAHQRLRDLGRDVVPIVRT
- a CDS encoding enoyl-CoA hydratase/isomerase family protein: MPHQLLTISHHLARITLHNPPANVLNLALLKELDHVLSELEEDEYVRVVIITGTGRLFCAGADVNELAHLNSAHGGAEFALRGQSLFNRIERLNKPVLAAINGACLGGGLELALACHVRIAAESIQLGLPEVKLGLIPGFGGTQRLPRVVGASNAAEMILTGESLSAEEARRIGLVSRVVPLQNLLSEAAAIAARMTARGKNAIEAALHAIRGGLDIPLSEGLAREAELFGRLCTTPEKQEAVQAFLEKRQAKLVDV
- a CDS encoding MmgE/PrpD family protein, whose amino-acid sequence is MLTDRLVRYGHALCFDELPDAVCHEVKRRVLDSLACAFGGWNAPPCRIARKAAASTTMRGGATVWGTHHRTLPELATFANGTAVRYLDYNDTYLAKEPAHPSDNLAAVLAAGEVAHASGKRVIQAIALAYEIQCRLCDAAALRPRGWDHVTYGPFSSALAVAKVMKLTEDQTRHAINLAGVANVALRQTRVGDLSLWKACAFANAARNAVFAARLAQHGMTGPSPIFEGEKGFMKLVSGPFELPALGGEQSSNAPVPFKIVDTYIKHYPVEYHAQTAVEAALAIRERLLKTEQGDVQAAIAEIEIGSYDVAVEIIGRDPEKWAPQTRETADHSFPYCVAVALLDGAITLDSFSEKRMADEAVTTLMQKIRVVTVPAFTGCYPHSMPTRITLRTTDGQTYVQEVDHPLGHPKHPMSDADLEEKFRRLASRKLDRAGISRLIDRVWTLEQVKDIGRLMPLLQINRR
- the prpB gene encoding methylisocitrate lyase encodes the protein MPLKQPIGRARRLRELIEKQTVAMPGAFNALTALQIERAGFQGVYVSGAGLSASRGLPDIGLLSLTEVAADAAAIAGVVAIPAIVDADTGFGPPLSVARAVRLFEQADLAGMQIEDQELPKKCGHLPGKRLVETGEMTSKIRAACDARRDRDFVIIARTDARAVGGLEEAVHRAKAYVDAGADAIFPEALESADEFRSFARRLTGKGGTLPLVANMTEYGKTPYLSLSEFEDLGYRVVLFPVTALRVATHAVEQALQELKILGTQHGFVDRMQTRQQLYDLLRYDAFGERDLHYQSEDRHHADH
- a CDS encoding citrate synthase (catalyzes the formation of citrate from acetyl-CoA and oxaloacetate), whose protein sequence is MPTIETSKRGTYSPGLDGVIAGETELCHVDEGEAGLTYRGYAITDLAEHGSFEEVAHLLLIGSLPNRKELEEFHARLTSESHLPRPIDAFLHAVPAAAHPMDVLRTGVSLLGLTDPDEADHSHEANLRKSIRLLGQIPLVIATAHRLRHGMPLAQPRPDLTFAANLLYLVTDRRGDATAAAMARVLDLSLTLYAEHEFNASTFSARVTASTMTDLHSAVTSAIGTLKGPLHGGANEAVADMFLAIGRPDRAEPWLHDRLAGKQRIMGFGHRVLKQGDSRSAIIQRHAETLSSLCGDRRWYEIARIVDRAMQQEKGLYPNLDFYTAVAYLLMGIPRDLYTPLFVCSRITGWCAHVTEQQDHNRLIRPRALYTGPPLQTYVPIELRR